TGAAGGTGTAGGTGCGGCCCAGGTAGAGCTGGCGGGCGAGGGACGAGGCCACGTTGGCGTCCTCGCTGCGGGCCACGCGGGCTTCTTGCAGCAGGGCGGACTTGGCGGCCTCGATTTCCTGGGCGGTGAAGCCCTTCTGGAGGGCCAGGCCGAGTTCCTCGCGCATGGCGGCGGCGACCTTGCCCGTCACGCCCGGGTTGAAGATGGCGTAGGTGCTGAAGCTGGCCTTGGGGTCCTCGCTGGAGACGTTGACGCTCCCGCCCGCGCCGTAGCTCAGGCCCTCTTTCTGCCGCAGGCGGTTGAAGAGGCGCGAATCGGTGCCTGCGCCGAAGACGCGCATGGCGACCGCCAGCGCCGGGTAGTCGGGGCTGTCGTCACGCAGCGGGAAGTTCAGCCGCGCCACGTAGACGGCGTTGGCCTTGTCGGGCACGTTCAGCACGAGGTCCTGCGCCTTGGGGGTGGTCAGCGGCAGGACGACTCGCTGGTAAGGCACGCCGCTGCTGAAGCCGCCCAGCAGCTCCGGCAGGGCTGCCCGAATAGTCTGCGGGTCGAAGTCGCCCACGACCGCCACCTGCGCGCGGGCCGCCCCCCACACCTTGCGGTAGTAGTCCTGCACCTGCGCCAGCGTCACGGCGCGGGTGTCCGCGATGGCCTCGTCGAGGGTGCGCGCGTAGCCCAGGTCGCCGTGCTTGGCCCCCGGCTGCATGAAGACCCGCGCCAGCGCCCGCCCGGCCACCGCCTGCGGTTCGTTGCGCCCCGCTTCCAGGTCGTCGAGCGCGGCCTTTTTGATCTCCTCAAAGTCGGCCTGGGGGAAGACGGGTTCGCGCAGCACCTTGCGGACCAGCGCCAGCGCCTCGGGGAGGTGGGTGCGGTCGGTGCTGAGGGTGAGGGTGACCCCGGTCGCGCCCCCGTCCACCTGAAGCTGGGTCTTGAGGGCCTCCAGGCGGTCGTTGAGCTGCTGGCGGGTCAGGTCTTTGCTCCCGCGCGTGAGCAGCGGCGCGATGAAGTCGGCGGCGTCCTGTCCGCTGCGGGCCGTGTCAGGGTTGCCGAAGTCGAGGCTCAGCACGAACTCCACCCGCTCGCCGCGCGTCTTCTTGGGCAGCAGGGCCACGTCCGCGCCCGCCACCTTTTCCCGGATCACGCGGGCTTCGAGGGCGGCGGGTTCGGGCGGGATCGTCTCCCCCGCCGCAAGGGCGGCGCGGCCCTGGTAGCCCTTCAGGAGTTCGGCGGCGCTGGGGGCCTGGCCGACGATCACCCGGTCAGGCTGCGCGGTCGGGACGAAGAGGCCCAGCGTGCGGTTGGTGGGTTTGAGGTACGTCGCGGCCACCCGCTGCACAGCGGCAGGCGTCACCTTTTCCAGCTCGTCGCGCAGCTTGAACAGCAGCCGCCAGTCGCCCGCCGCGATGTACTCGGACAGGGCCAGGCCGACCGTCTCGGGCTTGGCGAGCAGTTGCTCGTAGCCGCTCACCACGCGGGTGCGGACGCGGGCCACGTCCTCCTCGGTAAAGGGCGTCTTGCTGGCGTTTTCCAGGGTGGACAGCAGGGTGGCCTGGGCGGGCGCGGTGTTGTCGTCCTTGCCCAGCACCGCCGCGTACATCAGCAGGCCGGGGTCGTCGGCGCTGTTCGTCAGGCTGCCGATGGCGGTGGCCTGTTTGGTCTGCACCAGCGCCTTGTAGAGCCGCCCGGCGGGTTCGTCGGCCAGAATCTGGTCGAGCACCAGCAGGGCGGGCATGTCGGGGTGCCGCACGCTGGGCATGTGGTAGGCCGCCAGGATGATCTGCTGGTCGCCCACCCGGCGCACCGTCACGCTGCGTTCGCCGTCCTGGGCGGGTTCCACGGTATAGAGCGGCGGCAGCGTGCGCCAGGGCTTGCGGAGGGGGCCGAACTCGGCGGCGATCAGCCCCAGGGCCTGCCCCGGATCGAAGTTCCCGGCCAGCGTCACCACCGCGTTGTCGGGCTGGTAATACTTCTGATAAAAGGCCTTGAGGCGGTCCACCGGCACGTTCTCCACATCCGAGCGGTTGCCGATGGCGGTGTTCCCGTAGTTGTGCCAGTCGTAGGCCACCGAGCGGACCTGCTTGTACAGCAACGCGAAGGGGCTGTTCTCGCCGGACTCGAACTCGTTGCGGACCACCGTCATCTCGGTCTTCAGGTCGTCACCGCTGATCTTGGAGTGCGTCATGCGGTCGGCTTCCATCTTCACGGCCCAGGCGAGGTTGTCCCCGGTGTTCGTCAGCGTCTCGAAGTAGTTGGTGCGGTCCTCGCTGGTGGTGCCGTTGAAGTCGGCGCCGCGCTTGCCCAGGTTCTCCAGGATGTTGCCGCTGGTCGGCGTGCCCTTGAACAGCATGTGTTCGAGCAGGTGCGCCATCCCCGTCTCGCCGTAGTTCTCGTTCTTGCTGCCCACCAGGTAGGTCACGTTCAGCGTAAAGGTCGTCTTGGACGTATCGGGGAACAGCAGCACCCGCAGCCCATTGCGCAGCCGGTACTCGCGGATGCCCTCCACCTCGGTCACGAAGGTCACGCCCGCAGGCAGGGCGGGCTGGGCCTGGGCGGTGCTGGCCGGGGTAGCGGCGGGCGCGGTCTGTGCCGAGGCGACACCCCCCGTGAGCAGCGCGAGGGTCAGGAACAGGGCCTGACGGGACAGGGCTTTCTGAGAAAAGCGAACGGACATGCAGCCTCCTGAAAAGGGGAGAGAGCGGAAGGTCAGTGGAAATGCCAGGAGCAACTACGGGCCGGTGCCAACTGGAGTTCCGCCCCGGAGCCTACCGTCTGCCCTGTCACTTCAGCGTTAGAGGCAGAGGAGAAGGCCCGGACACTCGGCCCGGACCTCCCGTGAAGCGGCTCTACACCCGCCTGAGTGGTTCCGCTGCCGCCGCGTCCAGAAACCACACCGGGTCCTGCACCCGCGCGACCGGATAGTCGCCCTCGCCCGCCTGCACCTCGCGCAGCACCTCCGCCTTGCCCGCCCCGGTCACCAGCAGCCAGCGTTCGCGGGCGGCGTTGATCTCGGGGAAGGTGAAGGTGAGCCGCCCGGTATTCAGCTTGGGCACCCAGTTGGCCGCGACCCGGCCCGTGGCCTGCAAAGCCTCGGTGCCGGGAAAGAGGCTGGCGGTGTGTCCGTCATCGCCCATGCCCAGCAGCACCACGTCGAGCCGCTCGGGCAGCAGGGCGGCGTAGGCCCGCGCCGCGTCCTCCAGCGGGCGGCGCTCGCCCTCCATCCGGTGAATCTGGGCTTCGGGAACGGGGACGTGCGTGAGCAGTTCGTCATGCGCGAGCCGGTAATTGCTGTCGGGACTGTCCGGCCCCACACTGCGCTCGTCGCTGAAGTAGACGTGGACGGCGGACCAGGGCACGTCCGGCAGCCCGCGAAGTGCCCGATACATCAATTTCGGCGTGCTGCCCCCCGACAGCGCGACCTGAAAGGCTCCGCGTGCCGACACCGCCTCCCGCGCTGCCCGCGCGAAGGCTTCCGCCGCCGCCTGCGCGGTGGCTTCCGGGGTGGGGAAGACGCGGAGGTTCATAGTGCGCCTCTGGAACACCCGGAGGGCAGAGAGCAGAGGGCAGAGGGCGGTCGGTGCCGTCCCTCACCGCCTCCTCCCTCCACAGGCCACAGGCCACACGCCACACGCCTCATTTCCCCCCCAGACTCGCCTTTGCCAGCGCCCAGGCCCGCTCGAACACCTCGCGGCGCTCGGGGCGGGCCATCACGCGGGCGAGGCCCTCGGCGAGGCTCATGGGGGGCACGTTCAACTCGGTGGCGCGTTCCATGCCGGGCCAGTGGCACACGCTGCGGACCAGATCGCCGTTCTCGGCGGTGAGGGTGAAGCTCACGTCCTGGTCCGCCAGTTCCAGGCCGCACAGGTCGCCGTTCTCGCGCCCGCAGCCTGCGGCCTGAAAGGTGACGTTCTTCAGGTCGGGCCAGCCCAGCGTGTCGGCCACCCAGCCCGCGAAGAGGCGAGCAGGCAGGTCGTTATTCCCCGCATAGCGGATGGTCAGGCGGTCCACCCGCGGCAGTTGCCGCACCGCGTCGGGGCTGTCGAACACCTGCGCCAGTGCCTCGCGCCAGTGCGCCGAGCGTGACCAGCCCAGGTCGGCCAGGGCGTAGTGCCGGGCCGGGGGAATATTCAGCGTGAGGCTGTCCGCGATCACCTGATCCGCGATGTCGGTCAGCTCCGAGAGCAGCACTCCGCCGGGCCGGGTGTCCGCCCCCCACCACACGTGGTTTACGGTCGCCGGACGCAGCAGCGGCAGGATCGCGCCCTGGAGCTGTTCCGGGTCGGCGGCCAGCCGCAGCCGCTCGATATACAGCCCGCCCGGCTGCGGCACCAGACTGACCTGTACCTGAAGCGGATGTTGCGGCCCGGCATCCATCACGCCGATGATCTGCCGCCCCGCGTAGCGCCCCTCCAGCCCCGCCAGCGCCTCCTCGACCCGCGAGAGATGCCGCTGCACCGTCAGCGCGACGATGTTCCCGGTATACGCCCGCGTCTCCACGTCCGTCTGCGCCCACAGCTCATCCAACGTGGCCTGCGCCCGGCGCACCGTGGTTTCGATGGGGCCGAGGGGGCGAAGGTCGGTGGCCTGGGTCATGGGGCACCTCCGGTGCGTCTAACCGTCAAACCGTCGAACGGTCTAACCGCCAAATTGCTTTCAGACGGTTTGACTCTTAGACCGTTTGACCGGGCGCGCAGCGCCCTCACAGCCGCCTCCAGCGCCGGTCCGGTCCGATCAACTTGTCGGCGGCCTCGGGGCCCCAGGTTCCGGCCGGGTAGTTGGGGAAGTCGGGGGCGGGGGTGCTTTCCCAGGCTTGCAGCAGGCCGCTGACGATCTGCCAGGCGCGGTCCACCTCGTCCTCGCGGGGGAAGAGGGTGGCGTCGCCCAGCATCGCGTCGAGGAGCAGGCGGCTGTAGGGGCTTTCGAGCTGGGCGCCGAAAGCGTCGTAGCGGAAGTCCATCACCACCTCGCGCAGCACCATCTCCTGCCCGGGCGACTTGGAGGAGAATTTCAGGCTGACGCCCTCGTCGGGCTGGATGCGGAAGGCCAGCACGTTGCGTTCGGTCGCGCCGGGGAACATCCCCAGCGGCGGGCGCTTGAAGACCACCGCGATTTCGGTGACCTTCTTGGGCAGCCGCTTGCCGGTCCGCAGGAAGAAGGGCACGCCCTCCCAGCGCCAGTTGTCCACCTGCAACTTCACGGCGACGTAAGTCGGCGTGTTGCTGTTCGGTTTCACGCCGGGTTCCTCGCGGTAGCCGGGCACCGGTTCGCCGTCGATCACGCCGGGGCCGTACTGGCCACGCACGGCGACCTCTCCGACGTTTTCCGGGGTGATGGCCTGGACCGAGCGCAGCACCTTCACCTTCTCGTCGCGGATGGCGTCGGCGTCGAAGGCGGAGGGCGGCTCCATCGCGGTCAGGGTGAAGAGCTGCATCAGGTGGTTTTGCAGCATGTCGCGCACCACCCCCGCCTCCTCGTAGTACCCGGCGCGGCCTTCCAGCCCCAGGTCCTCGGCGGCGGTGATCTGGACATGGTCCACGTAACTGCGGTTCCAGAGCGGCTCGAAGATGGTGTTGCCGAAGCGGATCGCCATCAGGTTCTGCACCGTCTCCTTGCCGAGATAGTGGTCGATGCGGTAAATCTGCGACTCGTCCCAGACGCGGTGCAGGGCCGCGTTCAGCTCGCGCGCCGAGGCCAGGTCGCGCCCGAAGGGCTTCTCGACGATGATGCGCCGCCAGCCCTCCGACTCGTCGGCGAGGCCCAGGCGGCCCAGGCCGTTGCTGATCGGCTCGAACAGGCTGGGCGGCGTGGAGAGGTAGAAGAGGGCATTCTTGCGCCCGCCGTGCGCCTCCTCCGCCCGGTCGAGTTCCTGCCCCACCAGCCCGTACACCTCGTCGGTGCCGAAGTCCCCGAACTCGTAGTACAGCAGGTCGCGGAACTTCTCCAGCGCGCCGGGGTGCGGCTGGTCGGTTTCCTTGCTGGTCTTCAGGGCCTCGATCACGAAGTCCTTGAACTGGTCGTCGGTCATCTCCTGACGGCCCACGCCCACGATGTTGAAGGCACTTCCCAGCAGCCCGTCCTGCCACAGCCCGAACACGGCGGGGAGCAGCTTGCGCTTGGCGAGGTCGCCGGTCGCGCCGAAAATCACCAGGGTGGCGGGTTCGGGGGCGCGGTTGCGGCGCATCAGGGTGCGGAAGGGGTTCTCGCTGGTGTCCTCCGCGCCCGGCTGCGGTGTCCGCGCGCGGGTCTTGCCGGGTTTTCTGGCGGGCGGGGCGGGCTGCGCCACGTCGACGTTCTGCGCCGCCATCTTCTGGGTCACGGCCTGCTGGATGCTGCCAGGGGCAGGGTCCGTTCCGCTGCCTTTGGCCTGGTCGTCTGTGGTCATCCGTTATCCCCCGTGACGCGGTGCTGGCCGACTTCGCCCAGTTCCTCGGCCTGCTTGCGGCTGCCGGTGTCGGGGCGGGCGGCCTGGGTGGGGATGTTCTGCGGGGCGGCGGCCACCGGGTGTTCGCCGGGCTGCACCTCGGGCACCACGCCTTCCTGCCGGGTGGATTCCAGCGTCTTGACGGCGTGACCGCCAAAGGCGCGGCGCATCGCGCTGAGCATCTGCCCGGCGTAGCTGACTTCCTGCTGTGAGCGGAAGCGCACCTGGGTCGCCAGCGTGATGACGGGCGTGGGCACCCCCTGCTCGATGGAGTCGATTACCGTCCAGCGCCCCTCGCCCGAGTCGGCCACATAGTCGGAGAGCTGCGAGAAGTCGGCCTCGTTTTTCAGCGCCTCGGCGGTCAGGTCGAGCAGCCACGAGCGGACCACCGAGCCGTGCCGCCACAGTTCAGCGATCTGCGCGATGTTCAGGTTGAACTCGGTCTTGTGGCGCATCAGCTCGAAGCCCTCGGCGTAGGCTTCCATCAGCCCGTACTCGATGCCGTTGTGGACCATCTTCACGTAGTGGCCCGACCCCGAGGGCCCCACGCGGCCCCAGCCGTCCTTGGGCGTGGGGGCCAGCGCCTCGAAAATCGGGCGCAGCCGCTCGACGGCTTCCTTGGGGCCGCCGATCATCATCGCGTAGCCCTCGGTCAGGCCCCAGACGCCGCCCGAGGTGCCCACGTCCACCAGATGAATGCCGATCTTCGCCAGCGCCTCGGCCCGGCGCATGGTGTCCTTGTAGTTGGAGTTGCCGCCGTCGATGATGATGTCGCCCGGCGCCAGCCTCGTCGCCAGGTCGTCGAGGACCGACTGCGTGACCAGCCCGGAGGGCACCATCACCCACACCGCCCGCTGGCCCGGCTCACCCAGCTTGGCGATCAGCTCATCCATCGTGCGGGCGCCCTCCGCGCCCTGCGACTCGATCAGCGCCACATTGTCCGGGTTGCGGTCGTAGCCCACGATCTGTTGCCCGCCGCGCGTCAGCCGCAGCACCATGTTGCCGCCCATCTTGCCCAGCCCGATCATGCCCATCTTCATGTCTGACCTCCCGGCGCCGGGCTGGGACGGAAGCGATTCCAGCCCCAAACGCCTACTGAGGGGCATCATACGCTCGGCTATGCCAGCCGCGCCTTTCCTGAAAATGATGTTTAGGAGGCCGAAAGCCGGGGCCGGGAGAAGGGCAGCGTGTCTTTCTCCCGGCCCCGATGTGGCTCGCCTTACCGCTTCCGCCGCGCGGCCTTCGCCGCCTGCTGCTCTTCCTTCTGCTTGCGCTGCATCTCGCGGCCCATGTCTTCCATCAGTTGCGCGCCCTGGGCGTCCACCTGGCGCTGGAGTTCGACCAGGGTGGTCACGACGAGGTTGTGCAGCATCCGCTCGACGGGTTTGCGAATCCAGCTGTAGCGGACGCGGCCATTCACGCTCAGCGTGACCTCGGTGCCGCCCGGCATGGCCTTGAAGGTCCAGCCCTGCGTCAGCTTTTCCAGCGGCCCCACGTTCCGCACGCTCTCCCAGCCGCCGCGCAGCGGTGCCTGGAGTTGCCCGTACTTGGCGACGAAGCTCAGGCCGAGCAGCCGCCGCGAGAACTTGAAGCGCACCAGCACGTTGTTCGCCAGCCGCCCCTCCCCGCCCTCGTACTCGGCCCGGACCAGATTGGGGTCCCACCCCACCCGCCGCTTCGGCTCCAGCGCCAGCCGGTACAGCACGTCCGGGCGCGACCGCACCACGATGCTCTGCTTGATGTGGATGTCTTCGGACATGTCGGGGGCTACTGTAGCGCGGGAAGGGCGTGTGGCTCGTGGCTTGTAGCGTGTGGACAAGCCCCAGCTTTTGCCCTGGCCCAGGCTCAAGCCTCTACAGGCCACATGCCCCAAGCTCTCAGTCCAGATATTCCCGCGCGTGCAGGTGCGCCGCCCGCAGGTTGAACCGCTCGGCGTACTTCACCCCGGCGAGGCGGCCCAGAGCGGCGCGGCCCTCGCGGAACTGTTCGGCGCTCCAGGCCCACTTGTAGAAGTCGCGGTAGTACCCGGCCACGTCCTGCGCGGCCTCGAAGGTGTCTTCGGTATCCACGAACACCTCGGGGTAGGGGCTGGCGGGGGCGTAGTACTGGTAAAAGCGCACCGGCTCACGCCACGCCTCCAGGCGGGCCACGTCCTCGCCGCTGTCCACCGCCTCGTCGCCCAGGTTGGGGGCGGGGGGCATCGCGGCGCCGCCGCCCGACTCGTTGATGATCTTGGGGATGCGGGCCAGCGTGATCGCGTCAAAGGCGATCTTGGCGGTCATGCGGTGGTCGGGGTGGGGGTGATCGTCACTCCAGGTGATCACCGCGTTGGGGCGGAAGTGGGCATAGAGGCGGGCGAGTTGCAGCGCCTCGTTCCGCCCGCCGGTCATGCGGCTGTCGCCCATGTCGAAGAAGTGATAGGTCGCGCCGATGCGGTTCGCCACCCACGCCCCGTGTTCGCGCCGCACCCGCCGGACCTCCTCGTGCGGGGCGTCCCCGAACTGCGACGCCAGTTCACCCAGCGTCGTCCAGACCAGCATCACCTCGTCGCCGCGCGCCGCGTGTTTTGCCAGTGTCCCGATGCACCCGATCTCGTCGTCGGGGTGTGCAAATACCGCCATGATTCGCATGGAGAGAGGATAGGGCTTGTGGCCTGTCGCTCGTGGCTTGTGGAGAAAAAGAAAAGCGGCTGAAGTGGAGGCCGAAGCTTCTCTACAAGCCACAGGCCACGCGCCACACGCCCCTCACCGAACAAACCGGAGGCTCAGCGGATACCGGTACGCCCGCCCCTGGCTCACCCGGATCACGGCCAGCAGCATCACCACCAGCGGAAAGGCCCACAGCACCAGGCTGGCCGGAATGAAGAAGGCGAAGAAGGCGGCCAGCGAGCCGAAGAAAGCGAAGGCACCCAGGTTGGGGGACCCCGCCGCCGCGCCGAAGGCCCCGCCGATCAACCCCAGGCTGAAGAGGGCGAGGAACAGCAGGCCCACCAGAACCGAGTACAGCCACACGCTGAGCTGGAAATTCAGCGCCTCCTTGCCCTGGTCGTCGAGCACCGGGGCGCGGTCGCGGTACGCCAGCCAGGCGGCCAGCGGCCCCAGCACGTTCCCCAGGCCAGGCAGCACCAGCCCCAGCAGCGGCGAGAGGTGAATCACCAGCGCGGGCGTCCGCTCCGGCTCGGGGATGAAGCGCGGATCGGCCATCTGGGCCGGGGGGTGGCCGGAGAAGTGGGGTTCCGGGCGGCTCATATTGACAGTACGGCTCGGCCTTGCCTACAGTTCCGGGGTTATGACGCGCTCCGGCAAGCCGCCCTTTCCACGGAAAAAACAGGACGCCGCCCGCGACCTGTTGCCGATCAAGGCGGGCATCCAGCCGGAGGTGCCGGTCGCCGGGGAACAGGTAGACCTCTACAGCGACGGCGCCTGCGACACCCAGGCCGGGCACGGCGGCTGGGCCACCATCCTGCGCTACCGGGGCAAGGAACTCGTCCTGAGCGGCAACGAGCGGGACACCACCAACAACCGGATGGAACTGCGCGGCCTGCTCGAAGGGCTGAAGGTGCTCAAGCGGCCCTGTCAGGTTCGGGTGGTGACCGACAGCCAGTACCTCCGCAAAGCCTTCACCGACGGCTGGATTCTGAAGTGGCAGCGCAACGGCTGGAAGACGGCGGGCGGCGACCCGGTCAAGAATCAGGACCTCTGGGAGGAGCTGATCGCGCAGGCCAGAACCCACGCCCTGACCTTTGTCTGGGTGCGCGGCCACAATGGTCACGGCGAGAACGAGCGGGTGGACAAGCTCGCGGTGGAGGAGCGCAAGAAACTCAGGAACGGGTAAGGGTGCAGAGGTAACGCGGACGGCCTCCCTTCGGCGGGGCGGTCGTGACCTCGAACCCGGCGCGGCGGTAGAAGCCCACCGCATTGTCGTCCGTCTCTGCGACCAGGGGCGCGGCGTTCAGGTGGGCGGCCAGGGCACGCAGCAGCGCCCGCGCGTGCCCCCGGCCCTCCTCGCCCGCCGCAGTGCCGAGGTGCAGCACCTCCACCGCCTCCCCGTGTTGCCGGAGGCCCGCCGCGCTCACGGGTTGCCCGTCCATCACCCAGGCGAAGACGTGCCGCTCCGGGTCGCTGCGGTACTCCTCCAACGTGCGGCGGATGCGCTCCGGGTGGGGGAACATCGCGCGGGCCAGCAGCGTTTCCAGCTCGGGGGTGAGCGTCTCGGCCTCGGTCAGCATGGCCGCAGGGTACGGCCCGCGCCCGCTGCCCCCGCCATCCGGCGTATGTTCCGCGCCTCCGGGGCCGCTTACGCTGACGGCAATGAACGCTGCCCCTGCTGCCGCTCCCGACGCCCCACCGAACGGCTGGCGGACCTTCCTCTGGCTGTGGGGATCGCAGGCGCTGAGCGTGCTGGGGGGCGGCCTCAGCGGGTTCGCCATGAACATCTACCTCACGCAGACGCGCTTTCCGCTCGAATCGCAGCGGGCGGAACTGGCGGCGGCGCTCTCGCTGACGGCGCTGGGGTGGACCTTCGCGGCGATCTTCGGGGCGCCGCTGGCGGGGGCGCTGGCCGACCGCTGGGACCGCCGCCGCATCATGCTGACCTGCGACCTGCTGGGGGCGCTGCTGCTGGCGGGCGGCGTGGCGCTGGTGACGCTGACCACCCCCCCGGTCTGGGCACTGGTGGCCTACACGGCGGCGCTGGGCCTGGTCGGCACCTTTCACGGGTCGGCCTTCGACACGAGCTACGGGCTGCTGGTGCCCCGAGCGCAACTGCCGCGCGCCAACGGGATGATGCAGACCATCTGGAGCCTCTCGGGCCTGCTGAGTCCCGCGCTGGCCGCGCTGCTGATCGGCCTCCCGGCGCTCGCGCGTTCCGGCGGGGGTCCGGCCTGGCTGGCGGGCATCCGGGACGGCGTACCGCTGGCCTTTGCCATCGACGGGGCAACGTTCCTGCTGGCGGCGCTGGTGATCTGGCGGCTGCGGATTCCCTCGCCGCCGCGCCGGGAAGCTGGCCCGCGGCCCAGTCTGGGGCAGGACATGCGCTTCGGGTGGAAGTTCATCTTCTCGCGCCCGCCGCTGCTGCATCTGTTGCTGACCTTTGCCGCCGTCAATCTCCTCACGAGTGGCGTGGGTGTGCTGCATCCCCTGCTGGTGCGGTTCGCGCTGGTGCCGAACGAGGGGGCCGGTGGCCTCTCGCAGGAAGCGGCGCTGGCGACCCTCTGGACGGCGATGAGCGCGGGGGGTCTGGCGGGCGGCCTGCTGGTCAGCGCGTGGGGCGGCCTGAAGCGGCGACGGGTGCTGGGCGTGCTGGTGCCGATGGTGCTGGCGGGGACGGCACAGGCGGCCAGCGGCGCGCTGGGGCATCTGGGCCTGCTGGTGCCCGTCTGTATCGCTGTCGCCTGTTTCGGGGTGATGACGCCGATCATGAACGCGCACTCGCAGGCGATCTGGCAGTCGCAGGTGCCGCCCGACATGCAGGGGCGGGTCTTCAGCGTGCGCCGCCTGATCGCGCAGTTCACCGCGCCGGTCAGTACCGCGCTGGCGGGCCTGCTCGCCGCCCGGTATGCGCCGGGCAGCATCCTGCTGTGGGCGGGGCTGCTGATGGGGCTGGTCGCGGGGGCGCAACTGCTGAACCCGGTCATCCGCCGCGTGGAAACGCCGCTGACCCCCGCCCCAGTCGCGCAGGCCGGGATGGGGGACTGAGCAGCTTTCCGGTCCGGGACGGAGAGTTCCCGTGATCAAGCTCGGGATGAGGAGGACGTTTCGGTGCTCTTCGCCAAGGGCGGAACCCGGAGGCCCGGCCTTGCTGATTTGCGTCCGCACGATCACACCACCCGTTTTAGACTGCCCTGTCTATGGCCTCCACCCACCTTCCCGGCGCTCCGGCCAGCGGCTGGCGCACCTTTCTGGCTCTCTGGGGTTCGCAGTCGGTCAGCCAGGTCGGCAGTTTCGTGTCGTGGTTTGCGCTGAACGTGTATGTCGCGCAGACGCTCTATCCCCACCCCGATCAGAAGGCCCCGCTGGCGCTGGCGCTGGGGGCCTTCGCCATCGCCGCGACGCTGCTGGCGGTGGTGCTGGCGCCCATTGCCGGTTCGGTGGCCGACCGCACCCACCGCAAGCGCGTCATGCTGGTCTGCGACGTGCTGAGCGGCGTGCTGACGCTCGGCATGGCGGCGCTGATGTTCGCGGCGGTCGTGCCCTTCTGGCTGCTGCTGGCCTTCGTGATCGCGACGCAGTCGCTGAGCCTCTTCCACGAGGCCGCGCTGGAGAGCAGCTACGCGATGATCGTGCCCGAAGAGCAGCTCACCCGCGCCAACGGCATGATGCAGACCACCCGGCAGTTCAGCGGCCTGATCGCGCCGACGATTGCCACCCTGCTCATCGGCGTGCCCACCCTGCTGCACGGCAGCGGCTGGCTGGCCTCGCTGCGGGACGGCGTGCCCTTCGCGCTGCTGGTGGACGGCGTGAGTTTCCTGCTGGCCGCGCTGGTTCTCGGATTGCTCGCCATTCCCAGCCCGCCCCCCGCCGAGGACCACGGGGGCGCCGCCGCGAACCTCAAGGCCGACACCCGCCTGGGCTGGACGTACCTGCTGCGCCGCCCGCCCCTGCTGTACCTCCTGATCGGGTCCGCCGTCGTGAACTTCGCCACCGCCGCGATTCCGGTCTACCAGACGCTGATCACCACCTTCACGTTGCAGGCAGACCGCGCGGCACGCGGCCTGAGCTTCCCGGCCACCCTCGCCATCATCGACACGATGACCGGCCTGGGCATGTTCCTGGGCGGCCTCACCATC
The window above is part of the Deinococcus metallilatus genome. Proteins encoded here:
- a CDS encoding MFS transporter, translated to MASTHLPGAPASGWRTFLALWGSQSVSQVGSFVSWFALNVYVAQTLYPHPDQKAPLALALGAFAIAATLLAVVLAPIAGSVADRTHRKRVMLVCDVLSGVLTLGMAALMFAAVVPFWLLLAFVIATQSLSLFHEAALESSYAMIVPEEQLTRANGMMQTTRQFSGLIAPTIATLLIGVPTLLHGSGWLASLRDGVPFALLVDGVSFLLAALVLGLLAIPSPPPAEDHGGAAANLKADTRLGWTYLLRRPPLLYLLIGSAVVNFATAAIPVYQTLITTFTLQADRAARGLSFPATLAIIDTMTGLGMFLGGLTISTWGGLKRRRVLGILIPTLVSGAGLVLMGLSGDVYLTAAAFTLTVFVMPISQAHSAGIWQAQVPRELQGRVFAVRRMVARFTVPLGMAFVSGVSTTLPPGPVIAVLGVLVMIVGTLQLLNPTVQRVDDKAYVDGLAAARGGD
- a CDS encoding SRPBCC family protein, which encodes MSEDIHIKQSIVVRSRPDVLYRLALEPKRRVGWDPNLVRAEYEGGEGRLANNVLVRFKFSRRLLGLSFVAKYGQLQAPLRGGWESVRNVGPLEKLTQGWTFKAMPGGTEVTLSVNGRVRYSWIRKPVERMLHNLVVTTLVELQRQVDAQGAQLMEDMGREMQRKQKEEQQAAKAARRKR
- the rnhA gene encoding ribonuclease HI — encoded protein: MTRSGKPPFPRKKQDAARDLLPIKAGIQPEVPVAGEQVDLYSDGACDTQAGHGGWATILRYRGKELVLSGNERDTTNNRMELRGLLEGLKVLKRPCQVRVVTDSQYLRKAFTDGWILKWQRNGWKTAGGDPVKNQDLWEELIAQARTHALTFVWVRGHNGHGENERVDKLAVEERKKLRNG
- a CDS encoding DUF4870 domain-containing protein; protein product: MSRPEPHFSGHPPAQMADPRFIPEPERTPALVIHLSPLLGLVLPGLGNVLGPLAAWLAYRDRAPVLDDQGKEALNFQLSVWLYSVLVGLLFLALFSLGLIGGAFGAAAGSPNLGAFAFFGSLAAFFAFFIPASLVLWAFPLVVMLLAVIRVSQGRAYRYPLSLRFVR
- a CDS encoding MFS transporter; this encodes MNAAPAAAPDAPPNGWRTFLWLWGSQALSVLGGGLSGFAMNIYLTQTRFPLESQRAELAAALSLTALGWTFAAIFGAPLAGALADRWDRRRIMLTCDLLGALLLAGGVALVTLTTPPVWALVAYTAALGLVGTFHGSAFDTSYGLLVPRAQLPRANGMMQTIWSLSGLLSPALAALLIGLPALARSGGGPAWLAGIRDGVPLAFAIDGATFLLAALVIWRLRIPSPPRREAGPRPSLGQDMRFGWKFIFSRPPLLHLLLTFAAVNLLTSGVGVLHPLLVRFALVPNEGAGGLSQEAALATLWTAMSAGGLAGGLLVSAWGGLKRRRVLGVLVPMVLAGTAQAASGALGHLGLLVPVCIAVACFGVMTPIMNAHSQAIWQSQVPPDMQGRVFSVRRLIAQFTAPVSTALAGLLAARYAPGSILLWAGLLMGLVAGAQLLNPVIRRVETPLTPAPVAQAGMGD
- a CDS encoding GNAT family N-acetyltransferase gives rise to the protein MLTEAETLTPELETLLARAMFPHPERIRRTLEEYRSDPERHVFAWVMDGQPVSAAGLRQHGEAVEVLHLGTAAGEEGRGHARALLRALAAHLNAAPLVAETDDNAVGFYRRAGFEVTTAPPKGGRPRYLCTLTRS
- a CDS encoding PIG-L deacetylase family protein, which gives rise to MRIMAVFAHPDDEIGCIGTLAKHAARGDEVMLVWTTLGELASQFGDAPHEEVRRVRREHGAWVANRIGATYHFFDMGDSRMTGGRNEALQLARLYAHFRPNAVITWSDDHPHPDHRMTAKIAFDAITLARIPKIINESGGGAAMPPAPNLGDEAVDSGEDVARLEAWREPVRFYQYYAPASPYPEVFVDTEDTFEAAQDVAGYYRDFYKWAWSAEQFREGRAALGRLAGVKYAERFNLRAAHLHAREYLD